One Sphingobacteruim zhuxiongii DNA window includes the following coding sequences:
- a CDS encoding sensor histidine kinase — translation MKQHPYRYNKQQWKFLLFLFAALIATASLLYSNYLVKSLSKSERTKAEVWAMSTKSIVTMPDVNDEFISFISAVRDSLSLPAIITDKNEAIVAWRDLDSTKTDNPNDPDSLKQYDPDYFQKQLNKMKKAHPPIHISLDSGQEWRVYYHDSNALAQLRIFPYLQLSLIAIFLIIAYTVFNSIRDSEQNLVWVGMAKEAAHQLGTPISSMMGWLELARVTYDAEDDSVFNEMERDIKRLEIVADRFSKIGSTPSLTNHAVYPVVEEYVNYFKVRTSQRITFELVGDQQVEAKLNVQVFDWIIENLLKNAVNAIEAEGKISINISENIAKEEIFIDISDTGKGIPRANWEVIFQPGYTTRKRGWGLGLSLTKRMVYYHQGQIFVKESEIGKGTTFRIILKSNLRYEPTQI, via the coding sequence ATGAAGCAACATCCGTACAGATATAATAAGCAACAATGGAAATTTCTATTGTTTTTATTTGCGGCATTAATTGCTACGGCATCCCTTTTATATAGCAATTATCTCGTAAAAAGTCTCTCTAAATCGGAACGTACGAAGGCTGAGGTTTGGGCCATGTCCACCAAAAGTATCGTAACGATGCCGGATGTCAACGATGAGTTTATCAGTTTTATTTCAGCCGTTCGAGACAGCTTAAGTTTGCCTGCAATTATTACAGACAAGAATGAAGCAATCGTCGCTTGGCGCGATTTGGATAGTACCAAAACTGATAATCCGAATGATCCTGATTCATTAAAACAGTATGATCCTGATTATTTCCAAAAGCAGTTAAACAAAATGAAAAAGGCTCACCCGCCTATCCATATTTCGTTGGATAGCGGTCAAGAATGGCGAGTCTATTATCACGATTCAAATGCTTTAGCTCAATTACGTATATTTCCATACTTACAGCTGTCATTGATTGCTATTTTCTTGATTATCGCCTATACTGTTTTTAACTCTATTCGTGATTCGGAGCAAAACTTAGTTTGGGTAGGTATGGCTAAAGAGGCGGCACATCAATTGGGCACCCCGATTTCCTCGATGATGGGCTGGTTGGAACTTGCCCGTGTTACTTACGATGCCGAAGATGACAGTGTTTTTAACGAAATGGAGCGTGACATCAAACGTCTTGAAATTGTTGCGGATCGCTTTTCTAAAATCGGTTCGACACCATCCTTGACCAATCATGCCGTTTATCCTGTTGTAGAAGAATATGTCAACTATTTTAAGGTGAGAACGAGCCAGCGTATTACTTTTGAGCTGGTGGGAGACCAACAAGTTGAAGCCAAATTGAATGTTCAGGTATTTGACTGGATCATAGAAAATCTCTTAAAAAATGCTGTAAATGCGATTGAAGCCGAGGGTAAAATCAGCATCAACATTTCGGAAAACATTGCAAAAGAAGAAATTTTTATAGACATTAGCGACACCGGGAAAGGGATCCCAAGAGCAAATTGGGAGGTCATTTTTCAACCAGGATATACAACACGTAAACGCGGCTGGGGCTTAGGGCTAAGTTTGACAAAACGTATGGTCTACTACCATCAAGGACAAATTTTTGTTAAAGAATCTGAAATAGGAAAAGGAACTACATTTAGAATTATCTTAAAAAGTAATTTACGCTATGAACCAACTCAAATCTGA
- the gltX gene encoding glutamate--tRNA ligase — protein MSSQNKVRVRFAPSPTGGLHLGGVRTALFNYLFAKHHGGDFILRIEDTDQTRFVPGAEEYIKECLAWCGLTPDESPWNEGAFAPYRQSERKPLYRQYAEGLIKKGYAYYAFDTSEELEEQRKLHPNFRYAHDNRMSLRNSLSLGDEETQRLLAAGTAHTIRIKMPEEEVVSFDDMIRGRVSFETKLVDDKVLLKADGMPTYHLAVVVDDRAMEISHVFRGEEWLPSAPVHILLWEYLGWKEEMPQWAHLPLILKPDGKGKLSKRDGDRLGFPVYAMNWSDPKSGELTTGFRERGFLPEAFVNMLAMLGWNDGTEQEIFTMQELIEKFSVERISKAGAKFDFEKAKWYNQEWIKITDNTVLLPKVKEIMANHSLDTTGISDNFINSILDLVKERLTYVEDFWEQASFFFQKPTQYDVDAVKPKWNTEKTAFFNQISVDFAEQTTWEASSLETFFKGKIAESGMKIGELMMPFRIMLVGGKFGPDVFKIAELLGKEEVVARIALALPQFEA, from the coding sequence ATGAGTTCACAAAACAAAGTTAGGGTTCGTTTCGCGCCAAGTCCTACAGGCGGGTTACATTTAGGCGGTGTGAGAACCGCGCTGTTCAACTATCTATTTGCAAAACATCACGGAGGTGATTTTATCCTGCGTATTGAAGATACCGATCAAACACGTTTTGTACCCGGTGCTGAAGAATATATCAAAGAGTGTTTAGCATGGTGCGGATTGACGCCAGACGAAAGTCCTTGGAATGAGGGCGCGTTTGCACCCTATCGCCAAAGTGAGCGTAAGCCTTTATACCGTCAATATGCGGAGGGTTTAATAAAGAAAGGATATGCTTATTATGCCTTTGACACGTCGGAAGAATTAGAGGAACAGCGTAAACTGCATCCTAATTTTCGTTATGCCCATGACAATCGAATGAGTCTTCGTAACTCGTTGAGCCTGGGTGATGAGGAAACTCAGCGTTTATTAGCTGCTGGTACCGCACATACGATCCGAATCAAAATGCCCGAAGAAGAAGTGGTTTCTTTTGATGATATGATTCGTGGTCGAGTTAGTTTTGAAACAAAATTAGTTGACGATAAGGTTTTATTAAAAGCAGATGGTATGCCAACCTATCACCTTGCTGTCGTTGTTGATGATAGAGCAATGGAGATTTCGCATGTGTTTCGTGGAGAAGAATGGTTGCCATCAGCACCTGTACACATCCTATTGTGGGAATATTTAGGTTGGAAAGAAGAGATGCCTCAATGGGCGCATTTACCATTAATCCTAAAACCAGACGGTAAGGGTAAACTAAGTAAGCGTGATGGTGATCGATTAGGATTTCCAGTATATGCCATGAATTGGAGCGATCCAAAATCTGGTGAATTAACGACTGGATTCCGCGAGCGCGGGTTCTTACCGGAAGCATTTGTCAATATGTTGGCTATGTTAGGATGGAACGACGGAACGGAACAGGAAATTTTTACAATGCAAGAATTGATTGAGAAATTCTCTGTTGAACGTATTAGCAAAGCGGGTGCAAAATTTGACTTCGAGAAAGCCAAGTGGTACAATCAGGAATGGATAAAAATTACTGATAATACTGTATTACTGCCAAAAGTAAAAGAAATTATGGCTAATCATTCATTGGATACAACTGGAATAAGCGATAATTTTATCAATTCTATCTTGGATTTAGTTAAAGAAAGATTAACTTACGTCGAAGATTTTTGGGAGCAAGCCTCTTTCTTCTTCCAAAAGCCTACGCAATATGACGTAGATGCCGTTAAACCGAAGTGGAACACCGAAAAAACAGCCTTCTTCAATCAAATTTCTGTTGACTTTGCTGAGCAAACAACTTGGGAAGCGTCTAGTCTAGAAACCTTCTTTAAAGGTAAGATAGCAGAATCAGGAATGAAAATTGGTGAATTGATGATGCCATTCCGCATCATGCTTGTTGGGGGGAAATTCGGTCCGGATGTATTTAAGATTGCAGAGCTTTTAGGCAAAGAAGAAGTTGTAGCACGCATTGCGTTGGCATTGCCTCAATTTGAAGCATAA
- a CDS encoding sugar phosphate isomerase/epimerase family protein: MNLIKKLLFGCAASAMLFTTSCATTGKAQQGTSQQRFPEEKLGWKLGAQAYTFRLFSFADALNKIDSAGLRYVEAFPGQTIGAGSSEKMTYDLSAEGRTLVKKLLKDKKITLHAYGVVGAKDAVEWEKVFAFAKDMGVKVINCEPDDAMLDVISNLADKYDILVGIHNHPTPSKYWNPDVVLKALEGRSKRMGATADVGHWMRSGLNPIECLKKLDGKIVHLHFKDLNEFGNKKAHDVPWGTGKLGLKEVQAELKRQNFKGMLSAEYEYHWENNMPEVKVSAENFRTAL, encoded by the coding sequence ATGAATTTAATTAAGAAGTTACTCTTTGGATGTGCAGCATCAGCGATGTTGTTTACCACATCCTGCGCGACAACAGGTAAAGCGCAACAGGGCACAAGCCAACAACGTTTTCCAGAAGAAAAATTAGGTTGGAAGTTAGGAGCACAAGCTTATACCTTCCGTTTATTCTCTTTTGCAGATGCACTAAATAAAATCGATAGCGCTGGACTTCGCTATGTAGAAGCTTTTCCAGGTCAAACGATTGGTGCTGGCAGTAGCGAGAAGATGACTTATGATCTTTCTGCAGAAGGCAGAACTCTTGTGAAAAAACTTCTTAAAGACAAAAAAATCACTTTACATGCTTATGGCGTAGTGGGTGCAAAAGATGCTGTAGAATGGGAGAAGGTATTTGCATTTGCTAAAGACATGGGTGTTAAAGTCATCAATTGTGAACCGGATGATGCAATGCTTGATGTAATTTCAAATCTTGCCGACAAATATGATATCCTTGTGGGGATTCATAACCATCCTACACCTTCAAAATACTGGAATCCTGACGTCGTGCTAAAAGCATTGGAAGGAAGAAGCAAGCGAATGGGAGCAACTGCAGATGTTGGTCACTGGATGCGCTCTGGCTTGAATCCAATTGAGTGTCTGAAAAAATTAGACGGTAAAATTGTACACCTTCATTTTAAAGATCTGAATGAGTTTGGTAATAAAAAGGCTCATGACGTTCCATGGGGAACAGGAAAATTAGGATTGAAAGAGGTACAGGCAGAATTGAAGCGTCAAAACTTTAAAGGAATGTTATCCGCAGAATATGAGTACCACTGGGAGAACAATATGCCGGAAGTGAAAGTTTCTGCAGAAAACTTCAGAACAGCTTTGTAG
- a CDS encoding hotdog fold thioesterase, with product MWFRSYSLEEINSYFAINMTGFLDIKAISITEDALVAEMPVNEKVKQPFGILHGGASVVLAESVGSIASALIIDMDKFAAVGLDINANHLRPVTKGKVFATCKPFHIGKTTHVWDIRIVDERDKLVCVSRLTMAIIKKPQ from the coding sequence ATGTGGTTTAGAAGTTACTCATTAGAGGAGATCAACTCTTATTTTGCGATAAACATGACAGGTTTTTTGGATATTAAAGCGATATCCATTACTGAGGATGCTCTTGTTGCAGAAATGCCCGTAAACGAAAAAGTGAAACAACCTTTTGGAATTCTTCATGGAGGGGCTTCTGTTGTTCTCGCCGAATCTGTCGGCAGTATTGCTTCAGCGTTGATCATTGACATGGATAAATTTGCAGCTGTTGGCTTAGACATCAATGCAAATCACTTACGTCCTGTGACTAAAGGAAAAGTATTTGCGACTTGCAAACCTTTTCATATCGGAAAAACAACCCACGTTTGGGATATCAGAATTGTTGACGAACGTGATAAGTTAGTCTGTGTTTCCAGGCTCACGATGGCCATCATAAAAAAGCCTCAATAA
- a CDS encoding DinB family protein encodes MNQLKSDEYPAIFSDYIETVTGDVMEELKTQLDTFPEFIDSIPENMGSYAYAEDKWSIKEVLCHILDCERVMAYRALRFGRNDMTALASFEQDEFVSNGRHNERQLADIAQEFIHLRKANLYLFEAFDENELARKGMASDRLISVRALLYVIAGHLNHHTIILKARYLKNQNLSNDVV; translated from the coding sequence ATGAACCAACTCAAATCTGACGAATATCCAGCGATCTTCAGTGACTATATAGAAACCGTAACAGGCGATGTTATGGAAGAACTAAAGACTCAGCTAGACACATTCCCCGAATTTATTGACAGCATTCCTGAAAACATGGGATCTTATGCTTATGCGGAAGATAAATGGTCAATTAAAGAAGTACTTTGCCATATATTAGATTGTGAACGGGTAATGGCTTATCGTGCATTACGATTTGGCAGAAATGACATGACCGCATTAGCTTCATTCGAGCAGGATGAGTTTGTCTCTAACGGTCGTCACAATGAACGTCAACTAGCAGATATCGCCCAGGAGTTTATTCATTTAAGAAAAGCGAATTTATATTTATTCGAAGCATTTGACGAGAATGAACTTGCAAGAAAAGGGATGGCATCTGACCGATTAATAAGCGTAAGAGCTTTACTATATGTCATCGCGGGGCACCTTAATCATCATACTATTATATTAAAGGCCCGTTATTTAAAGAACCAAAACTTGAGCAACGATGTGGTTTAG